A stretch of DNA from Cryptomeria japonica chromosome 4, Sugi_1.0, whole genome shotgun sequence:
taagaggtgaattaggggtgctacccctccaagaggtgaactaaagatatgtgctctacatcagtcaggtattgcattgtcaaatcttttcaggattgatgtgttgaaggatgctactcctcagagggagcagcatagtagatcatggatgtttgtacctccactttggcattgttgtcaaagggggagaagatgtgaagcagagaagatacctacagtattgaagacattttatatggaagaagatgtagagatatctttgtgtattgccatcaatgccaaagagggagattgttagcatgtgtgcagagtttgatgacatgatgggattgtatgttgtcattgatgtcaatatgctgaagtatgaaccggtatattgaagtaagcaaaccggcaaatgaaccggtatgatggtatgaaccggtatatgcaaaaagtgaaccggtatgttggagtgtgaaccggtatatgcaaagtttgtatcgaggtttcatttgatatgactaccagatggtagtctcagcttcagggtttccggttgatgcattccaagtctgtgtgattcgaccaacgacatcctgtgatgagttagcattgaaatgaagattagatcacgatgccacgtcagccttgtgcgcgtgaaggatctccttgaggatcttgcatgaagaagattgattctatctacctcgggaatgtgtaaaatcttagtaaacggtggagagcacgtgatgggttatcaacttccagaagcggtgaagaacggacgatggagaacgtcttgagatttgttcaagattgttttaccctatgtaatgtgtttaaacggccaggattggaccgactgtattgttaatctagatgcttagggttttaagttttggccaccgacctaattgttgtctataaggtcgatgatgatttttatttgaagttgttggcaaataaatgtatgtgaagtgattcttgccagacctaaggagtaagcagagatctgcagagtgtgattgcagatgtaaagaaactgaagcgaatctgccttggcattaagtgttgttatcagatcaatgtattacctgttgacttctaaccatttcaacaaatggaaaatccctttaccgggtagctttaacaggctttttgtaaatcctttaacaaggtgactcaaatcattgagttcttcaaatcctcttacaaggtaacctttatcaaggttttaacctctaaccgggtatttagccatcccttaatcgggtgatccctagtaggatcggttcctagcagaaccagttgtaaagtttttaaccggactaagctcctaacaaagcgaacttcagaagagttcaaaaacaacttgtgggtattcatccccatcatggtttttcccagttgggtttccacgtgaaaaatcagtgtgttatgtgtgatgctttttcatgtgatgttttagtgttttctattaaacgGTAAAGCAAGCTggtccaatggtcattgtatttctgatatattacttgcttaagcatatggatgaagttgagatgagatattaggttttgaaaagatctagatgttaccagtttatgtcttttatagtcatactgtgttttattggtggtgccttgatttagattggtgatattgtttaccagttagtgcagtctttgcagtttaagttgtttaagaagtttttgtccatactgattcaccccctctcagtatctgttgagtatttactgttcatcattattcatcagtaggTAGAATCCACTCACATATAACTGGGCCAAGCCCCTTTTGGGCATCAATGAAATGGAACCTAGTGAATGGAACCTAGGTCACTCTTGTGAGCCAACCAATTTTAACCATACCTTGATCGCTCCCATGAGTGCAAAACACTTACTATAATCTTCCTGATCAACTGGAATCAAGAGGAGCTCGTATACCTTGTACTTGGAGTCTTCATTTGTTACATGTAATAAACGAGAGAACTAGATATTTCTGAGGCTCCTGATAGATGTGTTCGTCGGTTTAGAATTCATGCACTCATGAAATATATTGAtgggaattaaaataaattcagtAATCCTTTTCAAAGCCAGAATAAATAACATGGTTGTTAAAAATGAACCGTGCATGCAAGCCTATTATACCTCCATGGTTATTCAAATTTGGCTCAAATTTGGCCCTGAACTAACAGACAGATATTTGTCATATAAATCAGATGGCACTGCATGGTTTTTCTATCTCATCATATAAACTTTCACATTTCATGTGACACCCAGCAATTTTGAAGGATAAAATGAAATAACAATTGACAATATTTTATAGAAAAGTGGCGTCGAATCCTTTTTTGAATTAAGAACATAAAATCTTTTGAAGTAAATTGCATCGCAATTAAAATAAAGAGCCAGTTAATGTAAATTTCACAAAACCTTTTTCTGAACTTAATGTTTTGTACTTGACGTTGCTTAGTTTGCATTCATTTGAAAGGGTAAAAACTAAATCATTTTTAAGCAGAGCATAGAGGGCTGCAGCCATACTACATAGTTAACTTACTGATTTGACTAATCATCTTGTAAAGTGACTCATACAATCTAAAATTtgatctttttcaaaaaaaaaaaaactgtagaAACGAGACCTTAGGCACACTCTGCACAGATATATATAGCAAGTTTAATGTAATTTATCTGTCATAGTGTTTAAATTTAGCTTTCTCTTGGTTATATGGTATTTAGCAAAATGCCAGTATTGGCATGGTGTGATggtgttgttcttgccatcaaagTTCAAATCCCGTTCGGATGCTATTGTTGAATGTTTAAACGAGGATAAGGTCCCCGTTTGTGACCTCATtgattcatagctccaggtcaaaggCATTTACCCCTTTAAAACAAAAAATAGCAGAATAAATTGTAGTGTGTCCAAAAGTAAAGAAACTCTGGCCCTCCCCCAACATATATGCTGTGTCTTATGTTAACCACAATATTTGATTACATTTCAAACATATTCATTAGTGCGCAGGTCTCTCTCATTGAGCACTTACGCACGCAGAACCCCAGTTGGCAGTAAATTAGATGTATTATTTTTACTTCTTAAATTAGATATCATGCTGTTTACTTGGCACACATACATGTTGAAGCACACCCAGCATCTCTTGAGGAAACTACCATAACATATCAGATTGAGAGCAGGAAAAATAACCCACCATACCAATGTATCAGATTCAACTGAACTTCTATATTTGATTTGCCTGTGAGACATGCTGCTCTAAAACTATATCAATTTGTTCCACTTGGTGAAGAACCAGCCACTGGTCCTAATTAAGAGTAATTTTAAGATACAAATTCATCAAAAATATTCCGCGGACATCATGCAAAGGCTAGATAATAAAATTATTGTGAAGCGATCCAACACAAAAGAATATGTGCAGACAAGCATACATATTACTGCTCATAATAATTCAACAAAGATTGTTACAAAAGGAATTTTAAAAAGGACAAGTGGATTGTTACACAAAAAaactatgtatatatgtacatcaAGCAATACCAGGGGGGCAAACAATCAAATTCCAGCAGAATCCAATAAATATATGATTATTGGACTCCTCAAATCATCATCGAGCAGCACCAGTCCTTATCTCTTTAAAATTGTTAAGACTTTTTCACATTTGCAAAGCATTCAAGAGGTCTCCTGAGTCCCAACAATTGAGAAAACCCTCCATTACCTCAGGTTCACATAGTTTAGCCATAAAAAGGATTCTATATATTGTCCAGATCTAATTGTCGATTCTAGTGCTTATTCTGCACCATGGAATGGACTTAAAACTTCACCTTGATGGTACCTCATAACATATGTCCTTTTGGTGCTGTTCCCAAGCTTGCATACAATATCACCTAATAAAACCTTCTCGGTTTGCAATATCCTCCTCATCAGTCTGGAAAATCCTTAGTTTTATTCAGGCAATCAATTCTTAGATTAGATTTTTGCTTGAACCTTATACTGAGTTTCCATCTCAGTTTAGCACTCTGGCATTCATCAACTGCAGATGAAAAGGATATGGAAAGATTGGGACACGTGAGGCCAGGATATCCAGCGCAGGCAAGAAGATGGCTAAGAAATTGAACCATGTAAAACTAGGATAGCCAGCACAGATGAGAAGATGGTCCATATATACAAGCTTGTTGACATAATCTAACTCAGAGTTCTCCCAACACCAATGATGCAGGGGGTTTTGTTATTAAATCGGATCCCACTTCTATCAGGCTCCTATCTGATCATAATATCATCAGAGTTCATGTGGCTTGCGGCAGTTCtccacaaattaataaaataacatTTCCAGGAAAGCaccaaaaaaattatcaaattaaattacAAATTACTTTAACAGATTCAAATACTGAAATCTTTAAACAAGTTTTTTTTACTATAGCCTCAATTCATTATTTCCAGCCAAAACTTCTAATTTTTGTATTCATGGTAAAACAATTAAATTGTTTCATACGGAATACAAGCCTTTAGTAAAATACAGAGTAGAAGGCTTTAGCCATAGTTAACCTTTTTATCATACCAATCATTGTGAAAAATGTCCCTTATTCTAAATTTAATTTAACTCAACTATTCATAAACAACACTTAAAACAATCTCCAGAGATATGCGAAGTAAGTTTCATAATAAATATTcttaaaaattgtactttcatgcCATTAAAAAATTTCATCATTTAGATTATAATATTTTCAAGCAGAACAAATAATAACATATTAAATTATAAAGTAGATCTAAGTTGGTAGTGCCATTATTTATTCACCTTTTAGTATCTAATAATTATTTACTTATGCACTTGTAATTTTATATTGTAAATTAAAGATAAGTTGATCCTTATCTTTATTCCGAGCTCAATACAAAGCTTAACTTGAAGAAGTTTGTCTAGCTTGCTTTATATTTTACTACttcctttatttttttgtttaataagGGCTCAATTGCTACGTCTAATAGGAGGAAGTTTTTACAGTACTGTTTTATGGCTTTCTTGTGTTTATTCTTGACTACAGCTCATGATCTTCTCTTTATAATCGCACAAGGTCTTTATTGTTTTACTGCATTATTGTTGGTATAGATCTCTCTCTATGACGGTCTGAGAAAATGCAAGTAGGGGAGATGGATCATAATGCTTCGACATAAGAGTATGATGCAATTAAGGTACAACATAGTACCAATAATACTCTGTTATTTGTTGGGCTCACTCTATTAGGTTGCATTTTATGATAATATTTATGTGTTGAATATCCCATGCATACCTCCTCTGATAAATTTAAAGAATCTTATTTAGattcatttaaaattttaatgcttagCCCCAGTTGGAGGTTAAAGTGAAGTTACTGAAGGTGTGCTACTGTACAAGAAGTATTCATGTAACTTAAATTAGAACTGCATGCTCTAAATTAACACCTTGGCATATTGAATTTCACCATGCAGCTCTTGTGGAGACTTCTAAAATCTGTGAGGTTGTGAAGCAGGATAATAATTCTTACACTTCTGAATCAAAGTTGAATGTAAAATAAATGATCGCATAGAAGAAAGCTTTCTTTCAGAGGCCATGGTGAGAAGCCAGATTTTTATTGAAGTTCAAACTTCAGAATATGGAAAAGAAACTTCACAAGTTTCCACAACCAATGACATCTAATACAAGTTATTTCTGCATTAGTTGTTGGCACCTTGTGGGTATCATTaagatgtaaatgatgttcaatttacattcaatatggaAGTTATATTCTATTAACTAATTTTAAAATTGCCTTAAATGCATAtatctgactatcttcttgtttgtggcaggtgagaggagcatttaatattttctatatcctatctcacgaatgccactcaatataagtatgtaacaaatggggcacggtcaagcaatgccttaatcggtcatgaccgatcaagacattacttgatcgtgcctctttgtttatactaaacaaatgcatgttcaACGTTAATGCCAATCGGTGTGGGAGTAGTATTACAACCGATGTCTATCGGTGTTGGCTTAATGCTAACAGccaatagttatcggtgtgttagccttaacaaccgataactatcggtgtagactaacacaccgataactatcggtgatcTTCGTTATATTGCCACCCGATATATCATATGCAACGCGATATATTTTATGCAACCCGATATATTATATGCAGCCCGatatatattaatcggtgttttcattaatcatttatttatcattatttatgttaattgatatacatctaaatacaagatttattagatcgatgaacataaccaaaatacatagtatgattatcaataggttgtttatatgcaaatgtagaatggctaccaaagaggaattaattgcttgaaggttttatcatagttttcgatatgataaatgattgaatgagagacttcattttatctctcattcaatcatttatcttactgaagctatcaCGCGTTAACATTAGAGACTTCaatattcatatatttttttttaataaaaggatTTCGGTCAATTGTACTATTCTGTTAGTTAACAGTCTTGTATCTAGTTACTTATCCCACATGCATAACACAAGAGCTGAAGTAGGAAAATAGTTATACACAGGCTCTGTAGGTTTTAGAGTGAGGATGTGTTTAGACAAGTGTTTGTAGGTATATTAGGTATTAAATGTCTAGCTGTGTGTGGTGTCCTTGCCACTGTGTTTTACCTCAACATTATTGAATGAAATGTCATAATCCTGCCATGCCGTCCAGCTATATCTCATATATTTCTCACAGAATAGTAATACTGGCTGAGCTTCCTTCCAATTACTCTGTCATGCAACATCCATCCTTAAAACATATTAAGAGGACCTATTTTTGGGCTGACCTACTTTATATCTGGGGTCTTAAATTGTTGTGCTTTCAACCTAGTCTTCGCTTGTAACCTGCTCCTGGAGTTCTTTGTATTTTTTCAGCTTCCCCAGACTATTTATACACTCTGCATGCTTATGTCCTAATGAAATATTTTTCTCATTGAgacaattataatttatttttttatttctttctgtATTGAGTTTAGTGATGATATAATAGTGCAAATCAGCTGATAATATGTCTCTTCGTaaccagaaaaaaaaaattgtcattttgcAATAACAACATTATACTACATTTTGCAGCAGAAAAAATCTACTGTGTAGAGACCTCTTCTGCAATTTTTTGCACACACGAGACAacaaaggaagaaatatgcatAGTTATCTTTGTGATTACTTATTTTCCGGTAGTCATTTTAGAATATGACTCTATGCTCTTTATCCCATGTATTCTGTTTAACCTCTACCCCGCTTCCAAACAAGATTATTCTCATTGACTGATTTTATTTGTCGTAACAGGTAGTTTTTTGCTTCatattgaaaaaaggaaaaaacaaaagtAATGCCCATGTCAAGTCGTTTAACTTGCTCTCGATTTTTCAATTACACTGTAGATGAATTAGAAATCAAGAAAAGGGCACCTTTTACATCTAACCCCAGATAAAGGTACAGACCCATAAAAAAAAAAAGGTCATCCATAAAACCAATCGACAGAGCTGAAGCTCAAAACAATTGTACACCCAAAAGGCACCCAGCCGAGTGCCATATACGCACCCACCAACCGGAAAAGGGGAATTTACAGAAACTCGAACGAATTTGAAAGCAAAGATACCTGATCATCTGCAGCAAAATTGCTCTGATTGACaaggaaatgaaagagagagaagacaaTCCAAATCGTACGCCGGGGTTTGATGGGCGACAAGCACACTGGCCAATAAATATGTTGAAGGAGAAACCTTATCAAAGCCAATTTCAGCAAGCCCATGAGCCTGCAAACCAGAAACTCTCTGTCTTTTCTTCATCGATACACATTCCTCTTGGTTCTCCTCCTCCTTTTTCATGTATTCCTCTGAAATGATCCTAAAGGCACCATGCGAAATCCCAAATCCCTGAAATAAAATCCCATACACTTTCTTGGATAAAACAAGGGCCTTAATAACGACGCCCACACCCTCTAGCCCGCCCTTTATGACACCGTATCCTCTGGCAGCTACAGCCCGGACCCCATTCACACCATCAACTACATTGAAAACGCTCTTAGACAATTTGTAGCCTCTAATCACATAATCCCATGGGTCAGCTGCACCCAATGCGCTGCTGTACCTGACAAGATTAAGGGCGCCCTCTGAGGCCTTGAGGGTCTTCGAGAGCTTCTTAAAGCTGCCATTTTTGTCTTGTATTAGGATGCCCTTGCTGGCTCCCTTGGCCAGGGCTTTACAGGCCCCCAGGGTCAAGAAAATTATGTGGGAAGGTGTCGGGGAGTGGAGAATCTGAATGGTGTTGAGTCCTTTGAGAACACTGTCTGCTAGTTTTATACTTGTTGCCACTGTTTTCATGGGTTTCTGGGTTTTGTGCACTTGGGCTCCCACCCCTATGGCCACAGAAGTTATGAGCACAAACCCCAGTTGGGTTTTGTGAGTTTGAGCCCATTGTTCGAGGCTTGCTAATCTGTCTGAGACATGACCCACTTCCCGCATTGTTTTGTGTTGTCATCTGTGTACGAGCAGATCGTGGAATGGCGAATGCTACTAGTCTAAATGAATCTTAAATATAAGCTACATTCTTCTGCTTCCACTCATTCTCAAGAGGTTCTGCATCGTGACACATATATTGTTGCCCGCCTGCCCGCCTACCATACCTCGTGCCATAGGTTGCCTTTATTTCTTGTCCAAACAGTTTGCAGACCAAAAAGTAAAGTCTAATTAGTGAAGCTCGAAGATTCCCGATTTTCTTCGCAGACTTTTGGTTTTTCTTTTAGCAAAAACACTACGCTTGAAATCAAATTCAATCCCATCATCTGCCCCTTGTACtgtttttttgttgttctttcaaaAGGTGTATCCCTTAGAAATTGCTACGAGTGTCCTAAgcttattgctttctcatataatttttaaaaaaatacacatattaataaataaataattaggaaTCTTGAAAGCAACAACTTAAATTTTAAAACAATATGTAACAATGCATTACAAGGAGGAGCAAATCAACATAATATTTTTGAGTGAACCAATACAAGATCAAATTGTGTCATACAAAAAGGTGGATATCACTTTTCTCCAAAAATATCAAGTACATGCTCCTCCACAATAATGTTTATAGTCGTGAAAAGAAATCCATTGTGGTCTTTAGCAATAGCTATTAGTTGGGATTGAACTTAAGATAATTGATTCTTGAGCTCTAAATTGAAGTTGGCTTTCTATTTCAAGGCTTTGGCAAGAGATGACTGCAACAAAATAACACTAGATAGTAAGTCATGCATAATCACTTATGTAGGtgtaaaatcattagagaaaactACTTTACATTGAAGCAGCCAATTATATAACAAGATAGTATTAATTGATTTGatgtttttattattttagatttgcattcatctTTTGTATTTATGTGAATCAAAATTGTATATGTGAATTTAACAAAGATCGTGAATATAGATTTGATATATTTCATCTAATTTAAAATCAATTATGGCTCTATGCTAATTCAATTCTAATTAACTATCATAAATCATTTCAATAAAGAATTCTTTTGCGTTATCATGAGGAGATCACCTTCCATCATGAATTGAAATATTTATTATCATTTACATCCCTATCATACCTTTGTTTTATGTCAAATCATTTtaatttcatcaactctaacaacAACAATTAGCAAAATTATAGTTTTTGTAGTAAATCAGTCTAGCATTCATTGCACTTTATTCATTTCATCTAGTCACAAGTTCTTATTATCATTATATTGTATTGTTAACCAATCTAATGGACTTTAACAAAGGTGCAAGGAAAAAGTTAGTATACTTCTACACTTTAAATTGGCAAGCTCCAATAATGTTTTTGAGCACTGTTGACATTTTCTATGTCAACCTTAGCCATGCAAATAACTGATCTTAGAAATCATCAATGGTTAAACCCTACATATTTCCCTaaggcctaaaaccctaaacccttaaggcttcTTTCTTTAGTCATTTTTTCAGCCTTGTTCTTTTCCTCCATTGACCGGCTTGGGTGGTCATGTCACTTAAGTGCTACCGTTTGGAGGGGGACTTATGCATACTTTTACTAGCCTCGTTCTATCTGCTACTGGCAAGAAAGGTTAAGTCAGATGTCAGATCGCATGGTTTGCAACGGTCAAGGTTAATCGTCGCTTGACCCTGCGATGGTGCGATGGACTGTTGGCAGTTACCAAGAGATGTTAGATCGTGAGTTCGCATTGGTTAGGCTTAACTATCAGTTAGCCTTGCGTTGTTGTGATGGACCGCTAGGGGCTACCATCATGTCAATCCACACCTTCGCAACTTGGGGTTGGTGGTCAAGGATTCAGTTGCGATGTTGTGATGGGGTTAGTGGTGGTCGCTAGTTGTTAGGTTGCAGGTTCGTAGCAGTCAGTGACAAGTGTTATCTCAGGTTGCGATCCTATGATTGAGGGGCTTGGTCAGATGGTGGGGTCGATAAAGTTTTCACATGCAGATGATGGTCGTTTGATTTCACTAATGGGGAAATCGATGGCGGTGTTTTAACTAGCCATTTTGGGGGTCTTCTGGGCACATCTCAGTTGTTCATCCGCGCTTGAGGGGAAGATCCAGCACGGCCAGATTTCAAACTTGGCAGTGATAGCTGGAATTCAAATAGGTGCCTGAGGTGGTTGCTGACTTAATTGgtcaaaaatcaatttttgaccTCGTCGGTGACCCAAATCAAATTCAACCTTACTCCAACCACTTGCAGGTGTTGTAGTGTCCCTCCTCGGCTTATCTTTTGATCTATGCATTGATGGACTTATCTAAACTCTtatatgatgttttgatttatgATTATGACTCTATCTATATTTCAGATGTTATGATGATGTTAGACACTTTACATAGACATGTGATATATGATGACTCATGTGGATGATGATATCTATTCTTGATTATTAGGATGATGGATTCATATTTGATGATCTCTATATGCACTTGTTATCTAGATGGATTATATTAATCATGACGTTTTGATGTTGTTGTGGTTAAGCTAACCTTATTTTAAGATCATGATGATTGAGTTGGTAGTAAGTGATTGTAATTGctttctagtgtcttcgtgatagagatgatgtcatatcactaaTTGTGAGCAGGACGTGGCATTActattctctatcacttgcttggttatttatgatatattattgtacaTGTGTCATGGATTGGTGGTTGCgggattgcaagtactagacatcgactccacctggcttcgcaggtctgagcgtgtcttaatcccaatggcaagttgatggaGATGGCATGGgttccctctacacactctaggcttaggtTGTCATCCTTTGTTAGTCAGTTGTCTTGGCACGAGTTATCGTGCTAGAATGTTGAGTTGTGGTCATTTTTTGGTATTGTGagtatttagttatttatttaattaatgcatgattaatatagtttattaatgttaatttaatttattatatagtttggttaattaaatattattgggtgatttattattaaatttgattTATGCCTTGTCGATTTAAtagtttgtaattatttatttatttatttatttatttggtttattgatttattgtttaatcaattaattgttatttatttattgtttaattaattattttattatttatggtTTATATTTAATTTGACTTTATATTTATTTAAGGCTTTTATTTTATTATGGTTTTATTTATACTTATGACTTTATATTATATTAGCggctttttatttattaatttctctTGGTTTATTTATTGGTGGGCTTTagtttatttattcatttgattttatattattatattatatctcTTTTTACTACATATtggtaaataaatattatatagagTACCTACCCTTTATGCTTATTGGCTAAAAAGCCTTGGAAAAATAAAATGCCATATTTGGGTAGGGTAGGTAGATTATATTgtattttggaatattttgattggtcaacTATAAGCTATAGTTTTTGAATGAATTTTCATTTAGTCGGACGCTTGTGCATTTGTCAGGTTAGCATTTCTGGAGTTTCTTTTGCGTTTTGATTT
This window harbors:
- the LOC131041679 gene encoding uncharacterized protein LOC131041679 is translated as MREVGHVSDRLASLEQWAQTHKTQLGFVLITSVAIGVGAQVHKTQKPMKTVATSIKLADSVLKGLNTIQILHSPTPSHIIFLTLGACKALAKGASKGILIQDKNGSFKKLSKTLKASEGALNLVRYSSALGAADPWDYVIRGYKLSKSVFNVVDGVNGVRAVAARGYGVIKGGLEGVGVVIKALVLSKKVYGILFQGFGISHGAFRIISEEYMKKEEENQEECVSMKKRQRVSGLQAHGLAEIGFDKVSPSTYLLASVLVAHQTPAYDLDCLLSLSFPCQSEQFCCR